In Felis catus isolate Fca126 chromosome E1, F.catus_Fca126_mat1.0, whole genome shotgun sequence, the following proteins share a genomic window:
- the USP36 gene encoding ubiquitin carboxyl-terminal hydrolase 36 isoform X1: MPIVDKLKEALKPGRKDSADDGELGKLLASSAKKVLLQKIEFEPASKSFSYQLESLKSKYVLLNPKTEGASRHRSGDEPQARRQGSEHAYESCGDGVPAPQKVLFPTERLSLNWERVYRVGAGLHNLGNTCFLNSTVQCLTYTPPLANYLLSKEHARNCHQGSFCMLCVMQNHIVQAFANSGNAIKPVSFIRDLKKIARHFRFGNQEDAHEFLRYTIDAMQKACLNGCAKLDRQTQATTLVHQIFGGYLRSRVKCSVCKSVSDTYDPYLDVALEIRQAANIVRALELFVKPDVLSGENAYMCAKCKKKVPASKRFTIHRTSNVLTLSLKRFANFSGGKITKDVGYPEFLNLRPYMSQSSGEPVMYGLYAVLVHSGYSCHAGHYYCYVKASNGQWYQMNDSSVRSSNIKVVLNQQAYVLFYMQIPGSKKSPDGSLPRTASSAPGRAGVVADRFRKNVGNGTLCSPLTGKRLDPATLKKLQATEELGVLVSRNGSVLGLKSQNGYVPPKPPLGSPSPRLSKTPPNTPTILDEPGKKVKKPTPLHFVSPSRRASQGLHGTGTGSGGRGEGHRPGSWDGRAAAPSTSPRLPAGVTASGPAAGSERPEPDRRGSGGPSPEHSASSDPTKAPPTPESGAAPSGDSQGTNPRALPGGEDSKAAKPKPPVLSTTATEPASIMSPPPAKKLALSAKKASTLRRAAGNDLRPPLSPLSDLTYPRKTTHPVAASAWPVGAIRALSPAPRPSSRPKLPVGPCSSLSSSPQPLGTSDPQSCSSASAPLPQVNGGFRAPPHQLPEASKPPRSLCKKRKRNRRGETQGRGSETCALAAAPPGKRRKKKGKRAEAVDASPLQEGQVQRQHRGLERRKEGRAEVPVDRLEEEGGRQQENGQQAGCHVSGRKRRREGAEGLGAEDGLPQDPPWHSSCSLLDVTESEASAASPRKKKKKRRQQESRQEVQENGLPEACRGETQRGPAVPGSQPSPAVNGRRPGDRAGQARAPRVSWVRDGEADVLQELLEYSSDKAYGRKVLTWDGEVSAVSQDAIQDSRWARAATVIDDWDEEFDRGKEKKVKKFKKEKKRTFNAFQKLQSRRNFWSVTHPAKATSLSYRR, from the exons ATGCCAATAGTCGATAAGTTGAAGGAAGCCCTGAAACCCGGCCGCAAGGACTCGGCTGACGATGGAGAGCTGGGGAAGCTCCTGGCCTCCTCTGCCAAGAAAGTCCTTCTACAGAAGATTGAGTTCGAGCCAGCCAGCAAGAGTTTCTCCTATCAGCTGGAGTCCTTAAAGAGCAAATATGTCTTGCTGAACCCTAAAACGGAGGGAGCCAGTCGCCACAGGAGTGGAGATGAGCCTCAGGCCAGGAGACAGG GCAGCGAGCACGCGTACGAGAGCTGTGGGGACGGTGTCCCCGCCCCACAGAAAGTGCTCTTCCCCACCGAGCGGCTGTCTCTAAACTGGGAGCGGGTGTACCGCGTGGGAGCGGGGCTCCACAACCTCGGCAACACCTGCTTCTTGAACTCGACCGTACAGTGCTTGACCTACACCCCGCCTCTGGCCAACTACCTGCTCTCCAAGGAGCATGCTCGCAACT GTCACCAAGGCAGCTTCTGCATGCTGTGCGTCATGCAGAACCACATTGTGCAGGCCTTCGCCAACAGCGGCAACGCCATCAAGCCCGTCTCCTTCATCCGAGACCTGAAAA AGATTGCCCGGCATTTCCGCTTTGGGAACCAGGAGGATGCACACGAATTTCTGCGGTACACCATCGACGCCATGCAGAAGGCCTGTTTGAATGGCTGTGCCAA GTTGGATCGTCAGACGCAGGCAACCACCCTGGTCCATCAGATTTTTGGAGGCTATCTCAGATCGCGTG TGAAATGCTCGGTGTGCAAAAGCGTCTCAGACACGTACGACCCCTACTTGGACGTAGCGCTGGAGATCCGG CAAGCCGCTAATATTGTGCGCGCTCTGGAGCTTTTTGTGAAGCCAGATGTCCTGAGTGGAGAGAACGCCTATATGTGTGCAAA ATGCAAGAAGAAGGTTCCGGCCAGCAAACGCTTCACCATCCACAGAACGTCCAACGTCTTAACCCTCTCCCTCAAACGCTTTGCCAACTTCAGTGGGGGAAAGATCACGAAG GATGTAGGCTACCCGGAATTCCTGAACCTCCGTCCGTACATGTCCCAGAGCAGCGGCGAGCCCGTCATGTATGGGCTGTACGCGGTCCTCGTGCACTCTGGCTACAGCTGCCACGCGGGCCACTACTACTGCTACGTGAAG GCAAGCAACGGACAGTGGTACCAGATGAACGATTCCTCGGTCCGTTCCAGCAACATCAAGGTGGTTCTGAACCAGCAGGCCTACGTGCTCTTCTATATGCA AATCCCGGGCTCTAAGAAGAGTCCTGACGGCTCCCTCCCCAGGACGGCGTCCTCCGCTCCCGGCCGGGCAGGTGTGGTCGCCGACCGCTTCAGGAAGAATGTTGGCAACGGGACTCTTTGCTCCCCGCTGACCGGAAAG CGACTGGACCCCGCGACGCTGAAGAAGCTACAGGCCACTGAGGAGCTCGGCGTGCTTGTTTCCAGAAACGGCTCCGTGTTGGGTCTGAAGTCTCAGAATGGATATGTTCCTCCAAAGCCACCCTTGGGGTCCCCTTCCCCCCGACTCTCCAAAACACCCCCCAACACTCCGACCATTCTGGATGAGCCCGGAAAGAAAGTCAAGAAGCCGACTCCCCTGCACTTCGTGTCCCCGTCACGCAGAGCTTCTCAGGGGCTCCACGGTACCGGCACCGGGAGCGGCGGCAGGGGCGAGGGCCACAGGCCCGGCTCCTGGGACGGCAGGGCTGCTGCCCCCTCTACCTCACCCAGGCTCCCGGCCGGAGTGACTGCCAGCGGGCCCGCGGCGGGCAGCGAGCGTCCCGAGCCCGACAGGAGGGGTTCCGGCGGTCCCAGCCCGGAGCACTCCGCCAGCAGCGACCCCACCAAGGCCCCCCCAACGCCCGAGAGCGGAGCCGCCCCCTCGGGTGATTCTCAGGGAACAAACCCCAGAGCGCTGCCGGGCGGAGAGGACTCCAAGGCGGCGAAGCCCAAGCCCCCCGTCCTGAGCACCACCGCCACTGAGCCCGCAAGCATCATGTCTCCTCCACCAGCCAAAAAACTGGCCCTTTCTGCCAAGAAG GCCAGCACCCTGCGGAGGGCAGCCGGCAATGACCTCCGTCCACCCCTCTCACCATTGTCCGACCTCACCTACCCCAGGAAAACCACTCACCCGGTCGCCGCCTCCGCCTGGCCTGTCGGTGCCATCAG GGCGCTCTCACCTGCTCCCAGACCATCCAGCCGTCCGAAGCTCCCCGTCGGCCCCTGCTCGTCACTGTCCAGTAGCCCCCAACCCCTCGGGACGTCAGACCCACAGAGCTGCTCCTCCGCCTCTGCTCCCCTGCCTCAGGTCAACGGGGGCTTCCGGGCCCCTCCACACCAGCTGCCGGAGGCCAGCAAGCCCCCCCGGAGCCtctgtaagaagaggaagaggaaccgGAGGGGAGAGACGCAGGGGCGGGGCTCAGAGACGTGCGCCTTGGCCGCAGCCCCTCccgggaagaggagaaagaagaaggggaaaCGCGCGGAGGCCGTGGACGCCTCccccctgcaggaggggcaggtgcagaggCAGCACCGGGGCCTCGAGCGCAGGAAGGAGGGCCGGGCGGAGGTGCCCGTGGAccgcctggaggaggagggcggaCGGCAGCAAGAGAACGGCCAGCAAGCGGGGTGCCACGTGAGCGGCAGGAAGAGGAGGCGGGAGGGAGCCGAGGGCCTCGGCGCCGAAGACGGCCTCCCGCAGGACCCACCGTGGCACAG CAGCTGTTCTCTCTTGGATGTCACCGAGTCAGAGGCCAGTGCAGCATctccaaggaaaaagaaaaagaaaagaaggcagcaGGAGTCACGGCAGGAAGTACAAGAGAACGGGCTCCCCGAAGCCTGCAGGGGCGAGACGCAGAGGGGCCCTGCCGTCCCTGGGAGCCAGCCCTCACCGGCCGTGAACGGCAGGCGGCCCGGGGACCGAGCAG GGCAGGCACGGGCTCCTCGCGTGTCCTGGGTCCGAGACGGGGAGGCCGACGTGCTCCAGGAGCTGCTTGAGTATTCCTCAGATAAAGCCTACGGGAGGAAAG TGTTGACGTGGGACGGTGAGGTGTCGGCCGTCAGTCAGGACGCCATTCAGGACAGCAGATGGGCCCGCGCGGCCACGGTGATCGACGACTGGGACGAAGAGTTCGATCGAGGGAAG gaaaagaaagtgaaaaagttcaagaaagagaagaaaagaacctTCAACGCCTTCCAGAAACTTCAGAGTAGACGGAACTTTTGGTCTGTGACTCACCCAGCTAAGGCTACCAGCCTCAGTTACCGCCGCTGA